A DNA window from Anastrepha ludens isolate Willacy chromosome 6, idAnaLude1.1, whole genome shotgun sequence contains the following coding sequences:
- the LOC128867985 gene encoding CCAAT/enhancer-binding protein — protein MLNMESPQMYDTVQTLSQLDLKKQPPPQQAIIGQITLTAMSSAQQQNNNANGSLNNPNSNNNNVTDANNNNNVGNLAAAAAVAAHQQNSGLVVKQHAVHQMQHAAAALNNNNNASTINANVNNVNNLLQKQMLQQYSQSDLDELTAQEITLDLQHLIDDQFREQEGLGIFSDMVTSPGGLSATLPPNGMVSAAAKVLQQHQLQQQSLRTQQHNYGRSALAYMPQAVHSGAAYSNNSSDENSSVGSDTSTIKEEPIDPEYRRHLQETNANNAAAAAFITNSGANGLYNPYQTTTNNGPVNNGVMNNGGSGAAPNFTNLTSANVLAHHSVNLPHLAAGAHLLKHHNKQLQHQRKSSLKHVDKGSEEYRRRRERNNIAVRKSREKAKVRSREVEERVKSLLKEKEALLRQLQEMTNEIQLHKQIYMQLMNHANPEVSRVCRSFLNTNDHGL, from the coding sequence ATGCTCAACATGGAGTCACCGCAGATGTACGATACCGTGCAGACCCTCTCCCAGCTGGACCTCAAAAAACAGCCTCCGCCCCAACAGGCGATCATCGGCCAAATCACTCTGACCGCCATGTCCAGTGCCCAGCAGCAGAACAATAATGCAAATGGCAGCTTAAACAACCccaacagtaacaacaacaatgtcaCAGAtgccaacaataacaataatgttGGTAATTTGGCAGCTGCTGCTGCAGTTGCAGCCCATCAACAGAATTCCGGCCTTGTGGTCAAACAGCACGCAGTCCATCAGATGCAACATGCAGCCGCAGctctaaacaacaacaacaatgcatcCACCATTAATGCCAATGTAAACAATGTAAACAACCTGCTGCAGAAGCAAATGCTGCAGCAATACTCTCAATCCGATCTGGACGAGTTAACCGCACAGGAAATCACTTTAGATCTGCAACACTTAATTGACGATCAGTTTCGCGAACAGGAGGGCCTTGGTATTTTCAGTGACATGGTTACGAGTCCAGGTGGACTTTCGGCCACCCTACCACCGAACGGCATGGTGAGTGCCGCCGCCAAAGTTTTGCAACAACACCAACTGCAGCAACAATCGCTACGCACTCAACAACATAACTACGGGCGCAGCGCTCTGGCCTACATGCCACAAGCGGTGCACTCCGGCGCAGCCTACAGTAATAACTCGAGTGATGAGAACTCATCGGTGGGCTCAGACACGTCCACCATCAAAGAGGAGCCCATCGACCCGGAATATCGACGTCACCTGCAGGAAACGAACGCAAACAATGCAGCGGCGGCTGCTTTCATCACAAATAGTGGCGCCAACGGACTCTACAATCCTTACCAGACAACGACCAATAATGGACCAGTAAACAACGGCGTCATGAACAATGGCGGCAGCGGTGCAGCGCCCAACTTCACAAATCTCACCTCAGCCAATGTTTTGGCCCATCACTCCGTGAATCTGCCTCATCTAGCAGCTGGTGCGCACCTCCTCAAACACCACAACAAACAACTGCAACACCAACGTAAATCTTCACTCAAGCATGTGGATAAGGGCAGCGAAGAGTACCGACGAAGAAGAGAACGCAACAATATAGCAGTGCGAAAGTCGCGCGAAAAGGCGAAGGTGCGCTCGCGCGAAGTGGAAGAGCGCGTCAAGTCATTGCTGAAGGAGAAGGAGGCGCTTTTGCGCCAACTACAGGAGATGACCAATGAAATTCAACTACACAAACAGATCTACATGCAGCTAATGAATCATGCGAACCCCGAAGTGAGTCGTGTCTGCCGCAGTTTCCTCAACACCAACGACCACGGGCTGTAG